Genomic DNA from Lepeophtheirus salmonis chromosome 9, UVic_Lsal_1.4, whole genome shotgun sequence:
TGCTCTTTGCCAGGCTCCTTTTGAGAGAGGATTCATTTTGTCGTAAACAATCATGAATGGAGAGAAATGGTCAATTCTCTAGAATATCCAGAATTGCACTTAGGAATACATTTGTTTGACATGATGATAAAAGATCCTGGTAGAGATCATGTGAAGAATGAATCCGTTAAATTTCAATCTCCTCACTCAATCATTGAAGCCAGATATGTTGGAAAGAATAACTGAATCAAGGGCTGTAAATAAGGTTCCTGCGATGTATATTGATTGTAGAGTTTCGATGGtacccaaaatattaaatacatgtaTTTGCTGTACAAGCCCTAAAGGAATCACAACACTTTCTCTAAGCTACAACTTAAGATAATTTCTCATAACATGACGTCATTAAAGAACATATCTTTGTATCctatcaatgttattataaaaagggtggtctcaatgaaaaaatttatagctaaatGTGACGTCATTGGATATATCACTATAGCTagtgaataattgaaaaatcaatatatagcGTTAATGAATAAGGAATCattatagaaaaacaaatttaaattattcaatttttttttacattcacgACTACTAgctttttttatccactcttaAACCCAAGTGTAGATCAAAAgagagaaaggaaaaatttacaaaaaaacaaaacatatggaagctagccttctgtatttttctcgttgccaactgttaattattatttagttatgttagtattgataattttatcgaAATAAGTATCAATGACTATGAAATAAAACCAATTCTAAACGAAAGGTTTATATAAATTAgtctaaaaatcaaaatcttaaGTAGTTCTATCAGTATGAGGACTCTACAACCTCGTCGTTGGCTTTAAAGACatattaagcaaaataaataaaggtttataGTCAATATGTTCCATTTATTTCACTCTTCAATACATCGTTGTCTTTTCTTCATTCATCGTTTAAAAGTAATACAGCATAAatcataattcaatatattagtttggggaaaaagtaatttcgtatttcccggtCTTTGTAACTATATTTCTTGCTTATTATTGGTTACATCGGATCGTACGATCgataattagtgttggatcggtctaaaaaaactaaatagactgcagttcatatattttttccccctagctaggacttaaaaaaatagcacGGGCCGTAGAAATCAAAGACCGATGTATCGGTCTTTAGGAGCGTTGCGGgttaaaaaagatcggaccgatacaaaaaaaaaaaaaaaaaaggaaaaaaaaaaaagactgactAGGAAATAAGTCCTCGGACCGATCTGACCCTAAAGATAAagcgttgtaaaggtgtgacTGTAGACTACAAACAATTTTTgacagtattgcacttggcCGGTTCAATCGAGAATTACCGTGCTTTGAGTATGGAGgtatcaaaagaagaaattcgccatatcttacatttttactacctaaaAGGGAAAAACGCTTCAAAAGCgacaaagaaaatttgcaatgtatacggaCCAGATACTCTTtcagttcgtgttgcacaacagtggtacCAAAAATTTCGTTCTGGTGTAGTGGAAGTGAATGATGCACCACGAACTGGCAGGCCTGTCGTCGAAAATGccgataaaattttgaaaaataaggagATAAACCGTCATATTAGCAGTCGTAGTATCGCCGAAGAGCTGAACatcgatcataaaaccgttttgagccatttgcagaaggctgcaaacaaaaagaaacccGAATAGGATAGTTTCATCAAGACACAATATGCATCTCCCCCAAATCATCAACATTCTAATACTgaaataagaacatttttttcattcaaatagaTACTTAGACATGTTTTCGACTATGCtttacatttatacataatcCCACGATAAAAATTGGCTTGATAATGACGTTTAGTAGATTCATTTATATCATGAATTTgggaatacatttttgaaggaGTAAAAACTTCTTAAGTACACTGAAATAAACTCCTGAGTATCAAAaggaaatacttaaatattagtTCATTAAGTCTAATTTTTAGTATACGTATTATTTCGACATCAAATATTAAACAGGAACATCCCAAATCTCCTCGAATTAATATCAACGGCATATTCATAATTGattgtttcaaaataatgaaaatgacgCATATCATTCTTATTTGAAGAGATATCAAGATATATTAATACTTCAGATAACGAGTATTAGAATAAACAGAAATCGTAGAAACTTTGTATCTACTATAATTatctgtataattttatttagcaaaGATTCTATAAGAGAGTATACCTCAACCTAGCCATTCAGCCTTACTTATAGCTTGTAACcccaatttattaattaaacgcTGAACAAAACGCTAAAAATATCTGAACGCTTAACgtcgaaaaataaattgaacggAACACAGAGCGGAAAATGTTACTACATTGttacacaattttaatttttatataaaatacgaaaatagctattataattgaaataataagatatttttctctaattatattacttttcttGTCCTTAATCAATCaacaaaaatagtaataattgtccaaatctagccatttgtagggattttaagtacatattacattgatttaattatatcatttgcaCTTAGTATTATTCGATTGAGATATTaggtcttttttattaatttcattggatgaaatttcatcaatactttttgcaaatttgaatgacgtctcctttaattatgatgctatttatgacgtcagtgaaaatgttttatatcatcaatgaaatattatatgtattttgtcgCACCGTAGCTATAAAATGGAATTCCTTTCAATCTTGGCTATTTTAGAAACAgatatcaaatgaaattttacaataaatatatctctacgcttttaataaaattgactagttaatgtctactatttaTAAAATCGAATAAATTAAGGGTCATAcctatataattttcaaatcaaaatccGAAAACTCAGATTCAAACTGAAAATGAGAATATTTAAACTtagtcaaaaagtatttatacgGAAATTTGAAAGTAATCAGGTATTGATTTATATCGGAGCAAAGAGTTGAAGACATGCCATATTGTTTgtgtattcttttaaaaagaagtatCCTCAAGGTTCAAAGCAGTGCTGAGTTTACTTTGTATCTAGTCCTACTAGAAATGCATCTTGCACAAGTTACTGTAGCAAATTTGAGTATTGTATTTTCGACAAGCAGCTCAAATCCTCCTAGCTTATTTCCTTGAAtagatagatttttattttgaattggacGATCCTCATTTTTAACTTGTCTATTCTCATGTTGAATTAGAAGTGGTATGGAGACGAATAAGTCAATCTTGGCTCTAATACATTGCATCcttacaaataacaaaataataactccAGCTATTCGAAACTCTtcatcataataaatttatttcctaaatagTATAGGAgatgaaatataacttttaaaaagattGTGTTTTAACTAGCATTGTCAGGTTTGGGAAAAGAACAGATAGGTTCACAAAATGAAACATCCTAGTACAAACTAATATGGGCCTACACAAACTTTTGAATAATCTACAATTAATCCTGTATGAATGATTTCAGAGTATAGCCTTTACTCAAAGCCTTCATCTCCGTATTTATTGGTGGGTTTGGAGCCACCACTTGTTATAGGGGGTGGAGGCGGTTGATAAACAGGGTGTGGTTGACGCACTGGTTGTTGAGGAGAGGCCATATACTGATGCGCCTCAtgcatttttctattcataattTGCCGATCTTGATAGGTTCGAATGGATAGTGGAAGCTCTTGATCTTTCTCCTGTTGATCCGTGGGAGCAGAAGAAGGGGACGTGTCTTCGGATGTAGTGTAAAGAGACTCTTGCCCCTGTTCATCAAGTTTTGGAATAGGAGGCATTCGGCGAACACGACGCACAGCAGCAGCGAGGTTGGAGTTGGGTGCATCACTAAGGATTTTATCTTGGCATGTACCGTAGTAGGATATTTTTCCAACTATGTAGCCCAAAGCCACCGCGAGAACCACCTATGttcaaacatataattaaataaaaaaaaaggacctAAATGATGAATTCCGTTTTGTCGTAAtgttatattgaaaaaacacCTTCGGAGACGCTCCATACGTATGATGAGGTTTCATTAATCCAAAATTATTAATGCTGAAGTACGTCGTAACCCCTGCGAGTGCCGATAAGGGAAATGCTCGGTACATCGTTGACTCCTTTTGGCATGCTCGAAGAACCGTCTGCTCTTCGTCAGAGAGTTGAGTAGTAGGAGGAGCATCATTGGGATGAAGGGATTGCTGTTGCTGCAAAGGCTGTCTTGGTATATCCATAGCGAGTGATTTTGTATGTCAACcttgactaataaaatattaaacttcaacCTTAAAAAGAGCAGAACACTTTGAAATGTACTtcatagatattattataaaatgtaggGGTATAATATGTGACGTCAATCACAACAAAGAGTAGTAAGCCAATCAATTGGCTCCCAGAGTGAGGAATAAATGTGCAGTTGTACAAATTATGCAATAGAGTGTTTGCACGCAACGTCACATTTTTGTTGTCTATTTTGGGGGCATACAACagcgtttctcaaactttttttcagtGAAGGcatcttttaaaaatgcataaaatctCACCCCAGtgttatatatgattaaaaatgacaatAGGTAGCCTAAATGCAAGTTTTCCTTCTAAAATTGGCTTGACCgctcaaacaataaaaaaaccaacaataaGACCAAGATAATTCAAAATAAGTGCATAAAGTAGGCATAGGTTCCATTTTAGAATCCATCTTGTCCAGTTCTTGTAGCAATcttctttttagaaaacaatCCATGATACATTGATTTTTCCTATCTCTTTTTGAAACACAATGTATTTTCgtggtaacatttttttgtacaaatttaggcGCATTTTGTAGGGATTTTCAgaacatattaatttgatttaattataatatcagtgtttatcattaacattaagtagtatttaatgcagGTGTTAGgttttctttgtttataaagccatttgatggaattttatcaagattgttttgaaattcgttcattttatgtagttaaaaaaaatcaacattgagCCAGAAAATGGCATCtcctcaattatattaaaattcatgaCGTCAATGATGCCATTTTATTGcactataatatttatgttatttttatacaatctaTATTTGTGTAGTGCACTCTAAGGCCCTCAATTTTTCAAGCACAGTCCttggtatataattatatacacaattaattaatattaatcttatggatcacaaattaaaatatcaacgGAAGAATTTACATTCGCTCACTCAACCTCTACATTGaaaatttatgacatttttttattgaaaaaagttgtCCAATAGACTTAATTAGAAACTATGTGAAACATCTTCTGATCATATTTGAGTTGTAGTCAAATATATGCTAATTATGTACTGGGGGAAGGGAGAAAATTTTCTCCCTCACTTTCTTATTATTTGCATCGGTGATATTAGAGAATTGATATGGACAGTTTGGGTGAAGTGTTCATAGACAATTCAGTCTTCATTCCTCTCATTTAATGACATAGTCCGTCACCTTTATAGAGTGATATCACTGACGTGtttaattgcatcataattaatgGAAACTCctacttattttaaatacattaaatggcCAAATTACCAGTCAATCTTGATTAAACACTATCGAGTGGCTTTAAgactaaaaaagtattaacagGTAccatctttattgtatcacagcataagttacagattgattttgatcaaacttgctAGAAAGTCTTTATATCTTCACAGTTAGAGGCTATTAACCTTCGAAAGGTCATAGTCAAGggaacacaaaacgtaaaaaaatgcataattgactttaactttgtaataaattgagatacataagtcaattttattttaggtgGAGGATTTGCCCTCTACCGAGTGTCAATTCTAATTTGGAAATAGGattaagtattaataaatactataagctttttaagatcctgAAAATACTTCAGATCTTTTTACTGATCCATAAAAGTAAAAGCGGTTTCCGCTATAGGATCTTTTCTGATGACACAAGTGTACACTGTCTGAGCACTTTGTCTCCAAGATCTTTCCTATCTCGAGTCTCTTTTAGACATCCAATAGTTTACACTGTTTTCCTTAATATGGATGAAAATAGGGTTGTTATTGTTAGTTTATGCCTCCAAAATGGCCAACTGCAGGGGTGTGCGCAGGGTTATATATAactactataatatattatagtacgTGTGTGTCACGTGGATTAGTAAGTTTGTCTtagtgtaaaatatataaaacgggTACATcctatgttttataatattatattatatatttatagtagatgtttgtatatatatcaaataagaattaaaaagggGAATTAGGGAAACGATTAGCGAGTTGGTCTTAgtatctaattataaaataattcggTATAAAATCTATTATACGGGTACAAtctagtatatacatatataaatatatatttttaggggtGGGGGGTGGGGaattttcttttggaatttctagaaaaaaaaattaaaatacaaatattaattttttgtaaaaaaattttaataatctacAGCCGTTaagaaaagattaaattttttcgaaataataatttttttttcaaaaatctatagctattttgtgaaaaaaatataaaaatctacagctgtttgcaataaaaaattcaaaaaattaaattcaaatattttaatttgtaggaaatttttttcaaaaatccacagctattgtTTTGTTGTGTGAGGGGGGACTTTgtttatggaattaaaaaaaaaaaaaattcaaaaattacgtttgatatattaaattttttagaaaaaatttaaaaaatccacagccattcataaaaaaaattcatttttttacatatttacacagctcttcacaaaaaatttcaaaaatgaaaaaaaaattattctaatttttttttttttgggggagggagacttggtttttagaatataaaaaaaaacaaattcaaaaatttaatttcaaatattaaattttttggaaaaaaatttcaaaaatccacggccattcataaaaaaattaaattttttcaaaattttgtaggatattaaatttttggaaaaaaaaatataaaaacttcgttagctttattaaaaaaacatttctttttttaatctttcacagctcttcacaaaatattaaaaaaaaaaaaaaatcatatattaaattttagacaCCTTTTAATTTTAAGCCATCTTTGAGCAAGATAATATCCCTAGTCTCTCCCGTGATTCAAATTCaacatttgagaaaaatttatagCAATCTTTGTGACATTATTACATCTTTCTACAATAAAGTCTTACAAGTAACGAGAGTCAAAACATTTTGCATATAAATCGTAAAGGTATTTGAACTatgcttcataaaaaaaatatatatatatatataattatcaattgtaGCAAGTTTCTTGGGATATACTCAAAGGCAAACAAGCTATTTTATCTTTAGATATTATGCAAGTCATACTATGTTCTACATTCAGTCCCTACTTTATCTTAAGTGCAAAATAATTAGGTACTCTCTGAGGTGAATTGGAGCTTACTATATAAGTGGTctgtcaaaacaaaaacaaggtagaaggattttttttatttaaattgagtgtggattatatttctATTCTTATACAAATATTCACCTATTCCTACAGGCAAATGGTTGTTACTGACCCTTTGGATGTCCCACGAATTGCACTAAgagtagccaaaattaattgTCACGATAAAAGAATGCGAAATTGATAGATTAAACAGGGTAGTCTacagtatctttttttttgaaaaaaaagtctaaaaccTCTCAAAGATctaaaaagactcatttaaaagagtcttgcaacggaggagatatgtttttttttcattactggtgtcaaaaggggtctctccaccctcacaatgctctttccccccccacttttttgatagcctTTTGGACAATCTGGtatgaaaccccgagatctcttgtatgtaCCATTATGGACTTGAAGGTATTAgtctgggctgttttttttttactcctctaGGTCTAGTTTGACCTTCTTGAGAtatcccttcttcctctacaaTTTTTCGTACTTACTGACAGCGTGGTCGGCCTACTACTTAGAGTTTACGAATGTAAATTCATCGATCATGTTCAAgcgtcattttctcgacttgtatgtaagctagagagctttgttttgttttgttttgtaactaattgctaatattttaatattttgaaatatgaattaatttcaatcactcaaccttcattaattattgaattctctccacttttacgtaagctagaaattcatctttgttacattttgaaactaattgtgtatgccttaatatatagaaatatgaactaattttaattactcaacATGAACtaatgattgatttattaagtattcagatttcaatcaACACCCCAGAATatgaactataaaataaattgtgattcTCTCCGTTTCATAGTTTTTCttcgaaattgtttttgtattaactcgACCCATTTATGCATTcataaaagtgttttaattCATACatgcacaatatatatttgaagtggATGTAATTATCATCAATcttaaagaagtaaaa
This window encodes:
- the asrij gene encoding OCIA domain-containing protein 1 isoform X2, translating into MDIPRQPLQQQQSLHPNDAPPTTQLSDEEQTVLRACQKESTMYRAFPLSALAGVTTYFSINNFGLMKPHHTYGASPKVVLAVALGYIVGKISYYGTCQDKILSDAPNSNLAAAVRRVRRMPPIPKLDEQGQESLYTTSEDTSPSSAPTDQQEKDQELPLSIRTYQDRQIMNRKMHEAHQYMASPQQPVRQPHPVYQPPPPPITSGGSKPTNKYGDEGFE